The genomic stretch GTCGATCTGGATCGAATACTAGTGATGATCAACATTAACAtataatacataattaaaactgAAAAGCCAGAAATAATCCTAtatagaataataattaattaattaatacataATCACTCAGATTAAGCTCCTAATTATGGCTGCTTCTGGACTATCGGCATCAATCGACGACAGTAGCTGCGACAGCCTCTCACTCAAATCATCCACCTCTTTGTGCAAATTTCTGATGTAGTTGCAAGTCTCTTGAAGCACCTTATTTGCAGAAGCCTGcaataatcaattaattaaatgataataaagattgaaacacaaacacatgcatGCAATGCAATGTTATGTAGTTATCaattttagtactactactttttaCTGTGCACAAACACATATCATGCAGATGGGCTTTTCAGGCAGACACATGGCGTTTGTACGCGCAGGCGCACTATACTACTGTCTCATGCGCCTGCACGTACAATGTGTTAAATAGCCGAATTTTGTTCCTCAAAATACGCAATGAGTCGCAACAACAATTAATAATAACTTAAGCAcgggtaaataaaaaaaaaaggagacataattattaaaattgattaCATTGCGAATGGCAAGTAACAacagcaacaacaacaacaacgatGATCGTAAAAGTACAAGTGGagattagtagtagtagtagtagtagtagtacctTGTTGGAGCGGCGGGTGTTGCGGATTTCAGGGAGGAATTGGTGGAGTTTGGAGACGAGATCGATGATCTGATCGTCTGTGATTCTTGAGGTGGTGGACGATTGTCGCGATCTTCTCCCGGACATAGTTGAAGATGGATTGATTgattgtatgtgtgtgtgaataGGGGAAGTTGGGGATGTAAGAAGGaggggaggaagaagaagagaggggtgtgtgtatatatatatgaagaGAGTGTGTGTAGATATAGAGTAGCTAGAATGGTAGGAGGGGGAAGataagaaaatgatatgtaaTGAGAGGGTTATAAAGTGGGATGGACCAACGATAGATACATATTACTGCGAGGGGAGAGAGAAGAGCAATAACCAAGAAAGTgatgttggatgggaagaagaCAAGTGCATAGGGGAAAAGCAGTGGTGTAGGTTTTTAGTTTTTCTGAGGGCAAAATTTTAAACTCAAAGTTTGAATAttgtaaatttttttgaaaGGTAATAATCAAATATTTTTGTGATGGTCATTGTACGAGTTTTATGCAAGTTAAGGGCAAACAATTGCTGAATGGAGAGTGTTTTCGACTAGAGTTATTCATGTGATATGTGATCGTATGATTGTTTTTGGAAATGATGAAGTTATTGTAATTTTATGGAAGGGTAAATTGttaaataaatcacaaaatatatatGGTCAAATTTTGGTCCTTTCCATACTTTatgatatgaaaaataaatcacgAAAGATGAAATTTTTAACTGCCgttttgaaaattgaaaatttcaattgTCTTTTTACAATGCCGTTTTATCCACTTATTTAAACAGACTACCATATCTGCATGTATCGCCGGAAAAGGGAAAGATGGGATGATTGAGAAAATTTCATCTTTCGTgatttaattttcatattttgggAAATTTTGGACGGACAAGAATTTAACCATTTTTCATGATTTATTTGGCAATTTTTCCCTTTGTAAAAATGGATCACTCATCCTTTTAAATGAAAGGCCTCATGAAAAAGGGTGGTATCCAATAATATTTACATTAAATATAATCACTATCAAGTCGATAGGGGACGAGAAATGGAGATTTCAACATAATTTACATTTATTAATACCAAATTTTTGAATACTCATTAATTTGGAAAGGGAAAAAATATTCTAATTAGTAGTAATATTATTGTTTATTTAGTTAGCTATATAGTatattgtactattatttttttaatggttTTTACTAGTATTCAAATATTGAGAATTGATGTCATATTTTGCTTTACTGTATTGAAAGGAGTAGGCAACATGTGCATATTTTCATGGTCGTTGTGCATTAAATTTTTGTGCCGGATCATGTGTGAAGTTAATAGGGTAAAGATAGAAAGAATATAGTAATGAATTATTCACATTCATATAATGCGAAGTGGTGACATAAACGTGTTGAGTgttttttttcgaaaaaaaatgtTGGGGTTGGGAATAAGAATTTAGATGTTATGAAAATCGAAGTATTGCAACTAAAACAATAATTCGTTTGAAATATTATATGTTATGGTTGTATTTTGGGTCCAAATATTCTCGTACTAATATAAACACTTGTCCGTGTCACACATGCCTACAAAATCTAACTATTATGGTATGAGCCTTGGCACTGCACTAATAATCATGTTGAAATTAAATAAGattttttccaaaaataatCACATAATAATGCTCTTGTGCGACTGGGATTTTGTTTGCTTTCCTAACATTAGAGATattcattattaattataataattatgtgTAACACAGTCAATATGCATATTACATGTAGAAGTAGAAACATTACCAATgtacaaaaagaaaattataggATAAAAATGTTGCACACCATTTGTTTCTTTTTGGGGGTGAAATAAAATAGAACATACAAAGATGACAAACAACTAACCAATATGTACTAACTCGGCTCACAAATTGATAGTTATCCCCACATTGGAATTATTTTGAAATGGATGTCATAAAACAAAAGGATGCACCTTGTTAAAATGATTAGCCCCTATCAAATTCGTTAAGCTCATATCGAATTTGTAGTACTCGCATTATATTTGCATATTCTCGGAAATTTAGTTCTTTTGTTTGTGTTTCGGTTCATTTATATCCTATTCGCTTGAGAAGTAGGAGTCCTTATTTGTGTCAAAGCACTGGCGTTCACTCCCTAATATTGTCTAGGGCGTTACACCATATTCCTAAACCGCCACGAACCTCCACATGCAACACCTCAAAACCGCCTGAACCAGCATGTACTAGTTATTctgatttcattttcatttaaatCTTATCCGCCTAACCGGCCCCAATGCACCGGGATGGTGATTACGGTTTAGCCGACTGTGAATGGTTCTGATTCCAAATCGACGGTTAATTGTAGGTTCGGTTAAAACCAAACATCTCTAGGTGGCAGTAGAATAGGCGCAGGCTATTTATTTTGAACTTTAGTACCCACGATCTAATTAATGTACTCAATATATGCATAGTTAGTTAAAGTagttatttcatttatttaacttgaattcaattcaaaaaattatactaaCTCAAAACAGCATATTTATAAAATCTATAAATTGCTCAACGTCAGGGCTCGGTTTAAGTAGGAAATCAGAATTTCCATCAACGCCTCCATCATAAATCATTGGTTGgaaaaaatcattaattaattgCTACTTGAATCAATTTTGAATAATTTGACAATCAATTGGAATGTAAGTTGATGGTGGAAGCCTTAAGTATTATGTATATCGTACTCAAAAGAccttttattattaaatttctaattagcataaaaaaattgtgttgTTCAAATGTGGGGCTATAATATCCAAGTTGGCTTAAGAAATTAATGTATTGTGTTAGTTATGGTACTAACAATGTGGGCCTTCATGTGCATGTCTCAATATACAAGACCATGTGATCATTGGACACTTATCACCTATTATTAACTATCTATCAATGCAATCTTGtgacatatttattttttagattatTACACATCCCAATCGAGAAGCGTCGCTTCTTttctttatatattaattaattttatgtttcattttttagtaATGATAGTTGCATaaagattttgttgttttttcagTATAATTTTGCAATTAAATGTACATGCATCTCTCTCTTGCCCACTATATGATAATGGAGACTAGTCCTCTTAACTCCCATCTTTTATCATCATAGTATTTATTAATAGGTGCTATTTTTCTAAATGTTTTTCttgcatttatatattgtaCGTACCTaagtttagttttaattttaatgtgtAGCAAAGTATTTTACAAATTATAAAGCCAATCTTTTCTTAAGATAACATTTGAAAAATCAAAAACTTTTTGTCGTTTGAAAtaggattaattaatttaaattaaaccaTCATATTCATGTGTCGCATATAACATAATGTTTTGACAAACATGATCTGGTTACAAATATATGTTTTTCCAAGTTGTTGATGATCTATTTTGGAGGAATTTAATAGTATATCATTTGGTAAGCTGGGCTATTCCTGATTTTGAAATCTTAATTTTCGATTTTGACAGCTTCGGAATCTTAGTtctcataatttattaattttcttttgaatGCATTAAAATTGAGAGTCCACAAGAAATTGATTTATGAATAGTGGAAAATATTGGGGCAGACCCccacccaaaaataaataaaaatatctagAACGATGGAAGCTATAAGTGTttccaattaaataaaaataagtgttTCCATTAAGTTGTGCATACATAAAACGTATGTTGTTGTTTAGATACCATAAAATTGTATTCTTATATTTATGACTACCTATGATTGGAAAAATGAAGTGTCAAATATTTATCACACTTTGCCAACTCTTTAACTTGATAATTGCGAATTTGTCATCCTAACTCCTAGCAAGGAAATTCAAATATATCGGTttccaattttagaaaatttCAGTAATTCAATATTTggaaattcaaaatattaagcACATCacgattttttttcttaatatttgtATATGAGAGGATTTCTTATTTAGTTTTTGGAAGACATGCCTATACTCGgataatttatactactatttcaCGGGTACCCGACAAATTAAAAGGTAAACaaaatgaagtaattaattCACATCAACTTATGGCTTAGACTTTCTTGTTCTTATATCAAAAGTGCTAGTTTAATTTATTGAAACAAATTAATTAGGAACCACCTCCAAATCATGAATTgatttgaaattaattaagtggTAATAGGTATAGGACCTCACCTCATCAAATATTGCACTACAACTTAATCTTGGTGGGTCTTCGGTAATTAATGCAAAAATATTAAGTGAGAGCTTTTACATGAAATAATTCATTGATTAGTAGTAATGACGTCCTCGTGTAGGTATTTAAAATGGCTGGCCGACGTTTGAATTTCTCTAAAGTTTGAATAATTTAGTACTACTACACTTAAGCACTTTAATATGACAATTTTATATGCtagaaaattaatactccattcgCACGTCATGTCtcagttttctattttaatccgtctcttattaattatttaattttattttcaatatatttagTAGTGGACTGCACAattcactaattcattttacGCATGTTTTattataatactactaatatatttgATTCATCtaccattaattttttcaatatatttttttatatttcttaaaatctatatactatatatatgtcAGATTCATATGGGAAAGTAATGCTTTCTAAGAAGTTTCATTCTGCTCAACTTATGATAGTTTTGTAAGTAGTCACATGATACCTCACATGAGGGGCAAACATCTCCTAAGTAGGGTCCGAGCCAAACTCTTAGTAACTTCTTCCAGACAGATTATCTTTTACTTTCATATCAATTTTTTAGAtacataaatttaatttcacATGTTTGAACTTTtttatcaaatataaaaatatacatatagTAGTAGTTCAAATTTGAACTTCATGTCAACTTTTTAACCCAAATTTAGAATTATTGCAAACTTAAAATATTCAGTTATTTCACTTACTAATCCAAGTTAAATTTATGACTTATTAAAGTTGAAGTGTCTTGAAGACGAGTAAAAATTCCATGATCCTTCCACACCATGGTGGCATAATGATTTGGTATGCCTCACCAATAACTCTTTGACAATTGGAATAAAAAGggtcctcatgccacatcactTTAACATAAATTAGGAAACTTATAGGTAAATTTGGATACAtccatttaatcattttatggaaagttgaataatatttaatatagaaattatacttatatgaaaaatgagttgacattaatatactagtacaatttatatatgtatattaatctcataatataatagtactaatatacAAGGCATCTctttcataaaataataatattttcatattatattaatatttcattttttaatttttcttttcttctgttaaaagttattgatttttttacatGCTAATAAATCTAATGAAAattataatagtactaatatacTACAAGACATcacttttataaaataataatattttcaaattatatttatatttcatttatatttttttgtgttaaAAATTCCTGGTTTTTACATGCtaataaatataatgaaaattatGGTAACAAAATATAACTTACagtcataatttttatttatgtgaattttttcttatatatataaatactaaaacaattaaaaaagatCTTATCCATAATAATATGATCttttcttatatatataaatactaaAACAATTACTTTTATTATGATATCAATATGCATATATaaattgtactagtatattaacGTCAATTTATAGTTTATATGatataatttctatatttaatttattacactttccataaaatgattaaatggaTGTCTCCAATTTAGATATAAGGTTGCCAAGTTTATGTCCAAGTGATGTGGCATGTGGACCCTTTTCATTTCCAATTGTCAAAGAGTTATTGGGGAGGCACACCAAATCATCATGCCACCATGATGTGGAAGGACCATGGAATTTTTACTTCTTGAAGACATATCTCAAAACCAATATATGCATAAGAATGGtccaaattttcattttaaattcgGAAATTAACAGATTTTTAAGTTGTCCTAAAATTACTAATgaacaaagaaaataaataggactattaattatttaattatgaatttgaGCAAATTATGAActgtttttataattaaataaattatgtaattttgagagagaaaaaaagaataatgtgAGTGGTAaccaaacaaattaaataaaattaaatgtgtaACTAACAAATATAGATGAGGGCTACAGCAATGGCTAGCCCCTCAATTAATTGTTTTCCTCCTTGTTAGCGACAAAACCACGAGAGAAAGGCAAATTTCTTTATAAAAAATCATGTCACATGGCTTTCCGACCCTCTCAGTAACCGACACGTGGCACTGCAGACATATTATTAAGGATGTAGATTTTCTAAAACAGGCAACAGATTTTAATAACCATGCTCCTGTCGACCCTTACTCACATGTCAGATTGCAATTCTTGTGGACCCCCACCTGCCACGTGGGCCCACCAATTTATACCTCCCTTCTTCCTTTTTGCTCTTTATTTGTTACCTAATTTTCCCAacagttatttatttattggttgcataataataataatagtatgtTATCTACAACTTATATAAGCTAACATTATAGATGCTCATCAATGAACTTTAAAACTTATCATGACGGATGTCATAAATGTGAGGATAAAATTAATAAGAATTGCGCGACATATATTTACTCATTTTTTGTAAGTTCATGTGAAGAATTGCTTCTCTTACATCACTTATCCGTAATAATTCCAtgaaaaatcaaagaaaagggAATTTTCATGAAGGGAGCAACGATTAAATAAGAAGGCCGCCTACATTTACCATGAAATTGTGAAATGCGATATCTATTTCAGAAATAGATTTATATCTAAATAAAGCAGTTATGATTTATATCTAAATAAAGCAGTTATTCGATGATTGAGGGATTACATCCGTTGTAGTCAAGAGTATTAGTCTCGGGCTCTGACCAGGGACATTAGGGCATCATTAACTCCGGCCCGGTTTCAGGCTCCAAGTCCCCTCTACGTCATCATTCCCCCAAATTTGAGTCTCAgaccccaactgctctaactcTGCAGGCCAtaacccgggccgcaactaataactgacactattcacaacttcaacctatttgaCTCGTAAATGtaatacgttgaacaattcaaaccgagaaaataaattgttcattcgaaaaaagaaattacaaatcctagaaaaaaaatacaaatgcaaaaaaagtaaaaattataatataaaaaatgcaaaaaatgcaaaaaattttaaaaaattataacattaaaaaatgcaaaaaaaaactaaaaattacaacattataaaaggcaaaaaaaattaaaaattagaaaattggaTCCGCCGCCcctcttcatcttcctctcaccctccctcttcttcctcttccaaatgcaaaagaaatcagacatgtggtcttggtctgatggtcttggtttgaggggagattgtggtgaagcaaaccatatcccacatcggagaatgaacaagagttgcaagcatataaatgagctaccccaactccattaatATGAGgtcttttggggagtaccccaagagcaaagcccagaatgaacaagagttgcaggcatataaatgggctaccccaactccattaatATGAGGCCTTTtagggagtaccccaagagcaaaaccgtgagggctttgcccaaagcggacaatatcatactaatgtggagttcgggtgtgcaccaccgacaCAAATTATAGAGTGAATAACCTAACAAGTGTTGATGTAAAAGTCACTATATTCTGGGATCGTATAACTTAATTCTTCCAAAATAATCTACAAAGTACTCATAACTTACTCACATGAAGTCTAGTTTCCGGTCTTATGGTGTAAAAGGTCGAGCCTTCTCTGAACAACCCCAAATATACACAATTCAGAAGGGGTGATGACATTTGCTTTAGTAGATAATTGGTATAGGTTTTACGTTGCCGTCTTAATTGTCTCTCCCATATAGATTTTGACGAATTAGAATGGCTGGTCATGCTTTTAACCATATTCTCCCAATAACAATATTCGTGGTAGGATTATCAGACACAGTGTAATTAGGCACGATTCTGAATTAACGATATATTCTGCAAGTAATGACGAATGAAACAAATAAGTAACATACTGTTGATAATCAAAGATGTTGGACCACATTTAGAGCTCAATTTTCTTTGATTCGTTATAAGTGATCGATTTTCTCTAATAATATCAATATAACTCATAATATTGGGGGACATAATAATTGATGGATATATAATTGTGTGTTTTGGCATGCTCGTTGCGTATGACTATCACATGATTTACTCTATTTTTCTTATGCACTTTTTGACTactcaatttaaaatttaatttattttatgagtGTAActcgaaaaaaataaatgaagtaaataaaatccaaaagaaagaaaaagcaTAAATTTCCgtcataaatatttaatattcgtATTCATATTGAgtacatgaaaaaaaaatgtgtgtGGGCATACGATAATGTATAAATTCACTCATACATACTGAATAATGCATATAATGTCCTCTACAAATTTGATTCGTCAATCTAAGACAGCGTATGACTAAATCATATCATGTTTTTCCAGATATGAAAACAATAGTAAATGTACAAATAAAACTTGCagacataaaaataaaagtgtgGGAATCTGAATTTATTTAAGTACCAAGTGGGCCCTAAATGGTCTGGCTTTAACTATATGGGCTGGGCTATTATTGAGTTTTTGCTTTTAATAAGCCTTTCTTATTTTCGGTCATTTTTGTAGAGATGGGCTACGGTTTAATAATTGACCGAGCCCAAACTAAACGAGCCCACTCCATTTTACATAATTTCACTCTGCATTAAACTCCAATAATCTATTTTTGAGTAGTGATTAACtgttaagatttttttttaataattgaaatagAGGAAATGGTATGGATTGAAATGCATCCACACAAAATTGATCCATAATCCATTGTTTACGaacaatttcttttatatatttgtATAGCATAAATTCAAATATGCCAAATAGATAtcagatttaaatatttttgtagtTACTTACTTGAACCCAACAAAACTTTATATCAGCGAATTGAAGAAAGTATTTTAGTATCttgaataaataatttttgtttGAGAATGCGAATTTTGCTTTCTTCTCATTGTAAAATGCATGTCTTGATTTTTTGCCAAGTTTAATAAAcgaatataatttaatttaatttcgaTTTTATATGCTGGCAGGCCACGGCCCACGTGATTCAACAGGGTCGAGTTTCCCAGAAATGATGAAATAAAGCAGTTAGCACATGCTCTGCACGTGAAAATAGTTTCAACAAAACAATCATCATTTTGGACACTCATTCCTCTATTTTATAATGTCCAAATATTATGTGGTGCACACAAACCCTAACAAGTGTGATTCGTTTTTGTATGTTCAATTCCACCCTTAAAACATTACTATAATTAAATGTAAATAGATAAATGATTTACGATTTATAATGAAATAGCAAAATCACATAGATTTTTAAGTCAAATGTGAACAATAGGAGTTTTTTACAAAACTGAAATTTGACAAAAGTTTAGTAATTTATTGACTATTTCCTTTAAACAATGTCGTTTTAATTATCGATCTATTTGCCACTTCAGAATTTCAGACGGTCACATTTGTACTAAAGTTCAACAAACTAAcatattttctcatattttcttattcattttcatttataataaattgaTAAGAAAAATACATTGAAAATTTTGTTCCTGGCATCTCATTAATTTTAATCCACGAAATTATATGGTTGCATAGAGAAGAACAAAATAAGGGTAAAAAACATGCAATTAATTATGGTCCTTTTTGTAGCATCTTgctgttatttttatttagtcTTTGAGTATTTATTGTATACTACTACTCGTGACCAACGCCAATAGAATTGGCCCAATCAATTTTCCCAACATTCTCATATTTGACCCATGTGAATTATCCCTAATTATAGAGTAGATGAAAATTGTTGCACTCAATGTATAAGAAAgattaagagaaaaaaatggttCAAGTATCAttagtagaaaataaaattcaatttacTGAAAATAGAAACTTACTAATTTTGATGGACAGTATTAAATAGAAGAATATGACTATTTTTCGCTGATAGAGATATTAACAGATTagtcaatttaaaacaaaaatctaCCAATTTTTATGACTAAGTATACTATATATCCTATcagatttattttgaattgacaCATGCAAAGTGTTAGCTACCTATATGCATAGCATATTGCTATCTAGTATTGTTAAAAGCCtgattatttaaattgaaaaggAAAACAGGAAGAAAGGAAAAAGCAAATTACTTTCATGAGGAAAAAGCTGGTAGGGCACAACTTTACTAGAGGTGGACCTGGCCATACCTCCATTATTTTGCTATAACAAGTAGTctctataaaattattaaaaaaaaaaactaaaatactaATGGTATGTTTTAAGAGTTTATAATGTTTTGATTTCATGTCATCATCTaacaaaattcaacaaaataataTGTGAATATGATCTGCATTCAAAATCAGTATTATGCGTTGAGTATATACAGTATATAACAGTGAAAAAACTAATTTGTTGCATTATTTCGTTCCAACTTTTGATCTGATTGAGCTACTTTTGACTTCCATGTGCATGTCAATTTGATGcataaataatagtatattttacACAATTCAACTAGAGAAAGCTAATAAATCTCTTATTGGACatacatattatattatcaaACAAAAAGAATAATTCTAAATTTTTTTCTCATGTTTTAAACGTTCTGAGCTCTTAACAAATTAAAT from Salvia splendens isolate huo1 chromosome 15, SspV2, whole genome shotgun sequence encodes the following:
- the LOC121767461 gene encoding transcription factor PRE5-like, which produces MSGRRSRQSSTTSRITDDQIIDLVSKLHQFLPEIRNTRRSNKASANKVLQETCNYIRNLHKEVDDLSERLSQLLSSIDADSPEAAIIRSLI